From the genome of Mya arenaria isolate MELC-2E11 chromosome 5, ASM2691426v1:
aatatgtAGAGctcatttttctaaatacattAATGATCGGTCCAAGATTCACTGAAAATCATCAACGTTATATTCATGTTAGGTGTGTGTACGTTTGTGCATTTTTTGTACATTCGATCCTTGTGCCTTTGAGAGAATATAGAAAAAGTAGTGTTTGTTGAACATGTCTTCCGTAGCTTCCATTGTATTATCGATAAAGTGAAATTGAATTTGTAATATCGTTTAAACAATTTTCACTTCCCTTCAATTGAGATTGTTCGTATGTAGAGACAGGTTGTGCTCATTTTAGCAGTGAGGTAATATACATATACGTCCCTAGTTAGACTAACATAATCAAATTTGTAAGTGGACACTTAAGTTGTCATGCCTTTCTGTCACAGATAAGTGAACGCGAGTCCACCTAAGATTAAGTTAGTTAAACATTGTCAACGGAAAAAAGACGGAAAAATAGCTTACCTTCAGTATTGATGAACTAATTAGATGGTATTCTGCAATAAATCATTGAGACAAATTACCGAGgaaaacagatatacatcaataaacatattgttttcaatgtataaaattcaattaaagtaCCTGCACAATTACCATGATGTTTACATCGCCTACATAGAAGTCCGGTTAACGTTGCTAGTGTAAAAACTACAGATGTCCCTGATACGACGTAAATGACCGGCATATTCATGTACCAGTGTTGGGTAACATCTAGTTCAGGGTTGGTTGCTGCTTCTGCAATTAGACAAGTACTCCATTTTGGCAAGAActattttgtaatgatattgtttagtccattaataattgtaattattgcAATTTCATGGATTACAAGTAATACCAACTATCGTATCTTGAAAACGTTGACAATACattgtgtatgtttataaaacaccGTCAAGAATATACTAACAATCAAATTAAGTAAACCTCATTAAAATTTGCATGTGACGTTTTACTTAGGACAATCTTATTTAACACAGTAATTACAGTTATCTTATGTATTTTCATGGACATTGATGTTATCTGCGAAGGGTAGAAGCACTGTAAAACATCTCACTATCTTGGCATTTGATACATAAAAGATTTAGTTTACAATTGCCTcgtatttgaatatataaataatcacAATAGCCGGTGTTTCAGACGATTACTGTGTGAAATTTACCACTAAATTCTACGAATGGTCTGTCTCAACCAGAAAGAATGTTAagattcaataaaaaatagaaaagaagtAACAGAAAGTAAAGGATGGAAGGTACAACTCAGATTTAAATTAAAGTGCCATCTGTTATAAAACCATCGATGCGATGCTTTGTTGTGGTgccatttaaaatgtatgtatgtaacgTTATATACGAACCTTCtgttattgtgtttaaaactgTCAATGAAATGCTAAGAAGCTCGTCTGATTTCCATGCGATGCAAATGTATGTCATTTCTTCATCTTCCGTATAATTCAGTGTAAACAGGCATTCCTCTGTTTGTTTACAAgtctttatttcagttttattttcatcttccCATCGAAACGTCCATTGCTCTGTTACATGGCAGtcttcaacaaaacatttga
Proteins encoded in this window:
- the LOC128234701 gene encoding uncharacterized protein LOC128234701 isoform X1, which gives rise to MDKCCRYILMSVFGCLTLYLNATSPVDIHPNMKLIVKCFVEDCHVTEQWTFRWEDENKTEIKTCKQTEECLFTLNYTEDEEMTYICIAWKSDELLSISLTVLNTITEEAATNPELDVTQHWYMNMPVIYVVSGTSVVFTLATLTGLLCRRCKHHGNCAVYETLLRRRKTAGKDRSAHVYDDVQANLEITALHNLVRVL
- the LOC128234701 gene encoding uncharacterized protein LOC128234701 isoform X2, coding for MDKCCRYILMSVFGCLTLYLNATSPVDIHPNMKLIVKCFVEDCHVTEQWTFRWEDENKTEIKTCKQTEECLFTLNYTEDEEMTYICIAWKSDELLSISLTVLNTITEEAATNPELDVTQHWYMNMPVIYVVSGTSVVFTLATLTGLLCRRCKHHEYHLISSSILKFMKRFYVEEKLQAKIEVHMCTMMSRLI